A genomic window from Punica granatum isolate Tunisia-2019 chromosome 2, ASM765513v2, whole genome shotgun sequence includes:
- the LOC116196988 gene encoding cyclin-dependent kinase F-1 produces the protein MDPNPPKSWSIHTRQEIIAKYQILEQVGSGAYSDVYRGRRLSDGLTVALKEVHDYQSAFREIEVLQIQNTSPNVVALYEYFWREDEDAVLVLEFLRTDLASVIRDAKKNSSDGSLSVGEIKRWMLQILDGLEACHRNLIVHRDLKPGNLLVSDDGVLKIADFGQARILLEPDNVALDSKMQPYEQNDPDQQGNVNPNLEIMGKEEYFRELDEFKPRNPHLDEADKETNSCLATCTTSDLEDDPFKGSSYSHEPEEGDGVEDDRIGPLTSCVGTRWFRAPELLYGSTNYGLEVDLWSLGCIFAELLTLEPLFPGVSDIDQLSRIFTVLGNLSEDDWPECSKLPDYKTISFGKVECPTGIESRLPRRPADEVSLVRRLLCYDPTKRATAAELLQDKYFTEEPLPVPTSELKVPSTKIGHDEDSPGGFYEYEDMGSDSDFDEFGPFKVTTSNTGFSIQFP, from the exons ATGGATCCGAACCCGCCGAAAAGCTGGAGCATCCACACCCGACAAGAGATCATCGCCAAGTACCAGATCCTGGAGCAAGTAGGCTCCGGTGCCTACTCCGACGTCTACCGCGGTCGCCGCCTCTCCGACGGCCTCACCGTCGCCCTCAAGGAGGTCCATGACTACCAGTCCGCCTTCCGCGAGATCGAGGTCCTCCAGATCCAGAACACCTCCCCGAACGTCGTCGCCTTGTACGAGTACTTCTGGCGTGAGGACGAGGACGCCGTGCTGGTGCTCGAGTTTCTTCGGACCGACTTGGCCTCGGTGATCAGGGACGCGAAGAAGAACAGCAGCGATGGTTCTCTTAGCGTTGGGGAGATTAAGCGGTGGATGCTGCAGATTCTGGATGGGTTGGAGGCCTGTCATCGGAATTTGATCGTCCATAGGGACTTGAAGCCCGGGAATTTGCTAGTCTCCGATGATGGCGTGCTCAAGATCGCCGATTTCGGTCAG GCAAGGATTCTCCTCGAACCTGACAATGTTGCCTTAGACAGCAAGATGCAGCCGTATGAACAGAATGACCCGGATCAACAAGGTAATGTGAATCCAAATCTGGAAATTATGGGGAAAGAAGAATACTTTAGAGAGCTTGACGAATTCAAGCCCAGAAATCCACATCTCGATGAGGCCGACAAGGAAACAAACTCTTGTCTTGCTACTTGCACGACTAGCGACCTAGAGGATGACCCCTTCAAGGGCTCTTCATACAGTCATGAGCCTGAAGAGGGCGATGGAGTAGAAGATGACAGAATAGGTCCACTTACATCATGCGTTGGGACCCGCTGGTTCAGGGCGCCGGAGCTCCTCTATGGATCCACCAACTATGGGCTCGAGGTCGATCTTTGGTCCCTCGGATGCATCTTTGCAGAGTTGCTCACATTGGAACCCCTTTTTCCAGGAGTTTCTGATATCGACCAGCTGAGTAGAATTTTCACCGTTCTGGGCAACTTGTCTGAGGATGATTGGCCTGAATGTTCTAAACTCCCAGACTACAAAACAATCTCGTTTGGGAAGGTGGAATGTCCAACAGGCATAGAGTCTCGACTGCCCCGTCGGCCTGCAGATGAGGTCTCCCTGGTCAGAAGGCTCCTCTGCTATGACCCAACTAAGAGGGCTACTGCTGCTGAACTCTTGCAGGATAAGTATTTTACGGAAGAGCCACTTCCTGTTCCAACCTCAGAGCTGAAGGTTCCTTCGACAAAGATCGGGCATGATGAGGATTCTCCAGGCGGGTTTTATGAGTATGAAGACATGGGGTCGGATTCGGATTTTGATGAGTTTGGGCCATTCAAGGTCACCACATCCAACACTGGTTTCTCGATACAATTCCCATGA
- the LOC116193945 gene encoding rac-like GTP-binding protein ARAC7, giving the protein MSASKFIKCVTVGDGAVGKTCMLICYTSNKFPTDYIPTVFDNFSANVAVDGNIVNLGLWDTAGQEDYSRLRPLSYRGADIFVLAFSLISRASYENVLKKWMPELRRFAPNVPVVLVGTKLDLREERGYMGDHMGSTIITTAQGEELRKQIGAAAYIECSSKTQQNVKAVFDTAIKVVLQPPRRKEVVRNKRRRRSGCAIASIMCGGCVA; this is encoded by the exons atgagtGCTTCCAAGTTCATTAAGTGTGTCACCGTGGGAGATGGGGCCGTGGGGAAGACTTGCATGCTCATTTGTTACACTAGCAACAAGTTCCCTACC GACTATATACCAACAGTCTTTGACAATTTCAGTGCAAATGTTGCTGTAGATGGGAACATTGTAAACTTGGGATTATGGGACACTGCAG GCCAAGAGGATTACAGCAGGTTGAGGCCTCTGAGCTACAGAGGAGCAGACATATTTGTGTTGGCTTTTTCACTGATTAGCAGAGCAAGCTATGAGAATGTTCTTAAGAAG TGGATGCCTGAACTTCGAAGATTCGCTCCAAATGTTCCTGTGGTCCTTGTGGGAACAAAATTAG ATCTTCGTGAGGAGAGAGGTTATATGGGTGATCATATGGGATCGACTATCATTACAACTGCTCAG GGAGAGGAGCTGAGGAAGCAGATAGGTGCTGCAGCTTACATAGAATGCAGCTCAAAAACTCAGCAG AATGTGAAAGCTGTGTTTGATACGGCGATCAAGGTTGTTCTTCAACCTCCGAGGAGGAAAGAAGTCGTGAGGAACAAAAGACGTCGGAGATCAGGATGTGCAATCGC GAGTATCATGTGCGGGGGTTGTGTTGCTTGA